Proteins found in one Sorghum bicolor cultivar BTx623 chromosome 1, Sorghum_bicolor_NCBIv3, whole genome shotgun sequence genomic segment:
- the LOC8058795 gene encoding L-type lectin-domain containing receptor kinase IV.2 encodes MSPICIYLFGCLAVIFLSHHRLLYSVAAVDFLYNGFQHAAHLSLDGSASILRGGALQLTNDSNNLMGHAFFDSPVRALSGNNAVVSFSTAFVFDIVTVGHSGGHGLAFVVAASKVLPGARAEQYLGLLGKNNLGNSSNHVFAVEFDTVQANGLLNETNGNHVGVDLNSLVSNVSEPAAYFTDDDGKNISVTLESAQRIQAWVDYDGSTKVLNVTIAPVSWQAGRPHRPLISHVIDLVPIFKQDMYVGFSAATGKLASSHYILAWSFRTGGEAQAIDLSRLPNVPKPPAPPPSMSTVIKIVAVSCVATLTTIVLAIASALWLRRRAILAETLEEWERDHPHRLPYKQLYKATKGFNNSELLGAGGFGQVYRGVLRRRRSGEVVVAIKRISSNGTQGMREFVAEVASLGRMRHRHLVELRGWCKRGQDLLLVYEFMPNGSLDAHLFGRAGTTGKPPALLAWEQRAMILRGVASGLVYLHEEWEQVVVHRDVKASNVLLGADLGPRLGDFGLARLYEHGADPTTTRIVGTLGYMAPELTVTARATKATDVFAFGALLLEVVCGRRPIDPVSGVNLLRWVRDLGARGDLVRAVDERLNGRYDMEEAKLLLWLGLMCSQTRPEARPSIRQVCQYLDGEMEMQEAAVLVFSDVVSSFDFGSLPPTLTWSTCNTMSVGSLHSGR; translated from the coding sequence ATGTCTCCGATTTGCATTTACCTTTTTGGCTGCCTCGCCGTGATCTTCCTCTCTCATCATCGCCTTCTTTATTCTGTTGCTGCCGTCGACTTCCTCTACAACGGCTTCCAGCACGCCGCCCATCTGAGCCTAGACGGCTCGGCGTCAATCTTGCGCGGCGGCGCGCTCCAGCTTACCAACGACAGCAACAACCTCATGGGCCACGCCTTCTTCGACTCTCCTGTGCGAGCTCTCAGCGGCAACAACGCCGTCGTCTCCTTCAGCACGGCCTTCGTATTTGACATCGTGACCGTCGGCCACAGTGGCGGCCACGGCCTGGCCTTCGTGGTTGCGGCTTCTAAGGTGCTTCCCGGTGCAAGAGCCGAGCAGTATCTTGGCCTCCTCGGCAAGAACAATTTGGGCAACTCCAGCAACCACGTCTTCGCCGTGGAGTTCGACACGGTGCAGGCGAACGGGCTGCTGAACGAGACGAACGGCAACCACGTCGGCGTCGACCTGAACAGCCTTGTGTCCAACGTGTCGGAGCCGGCCGCGTACTTCACCGACGACGACGGGAAGAACATCTCCGTGACGCTCGAGAGCGCACAACGGATTCAGGCGTGGGTGGACTATGATGGCAGCACCAAGGTGCTCAACGTGACCATAGCTCCGGTGTCCTGGCAAGCCGGCCGGCCTCACCGGCCGCTCATATCCCACGTCATTGACCTCGTGCCCATCTTTAAGCAAGACATGTATGTCGGCTTCTCGGCAGCAACCGGGAAGTTGGCGAGCTCACATTACATCCTCGCATGGAGCTTCCGTACCGGCGGAGAAGCTCAAGCTATCGATCTCTCCCGGCTCCCTAATGTCCCAAAGCCTCCAGCTCCCCCACCTTCCATGTCCACGGTCATAAAGATCGTGGCTGTATCTTGCGTGGCCACGCTCACCACGATCGTTTTGGCCATTGCGTCTGCACTTTGGCTGCGACGGAGGGCCATCCTCGCGGAGACGCTCGAGGAGTGGGAGCGCGACCACCCTCACAGGTTGCCGTACAAACAACTATACAAGGCCACCAAGGGGTTCAACAACAGCGAGCTCCTAGGTGCCGGTGGCTTTGGTCAGGTCTACAGAGGTGTGCTCCGCCGCCGGCGCTCCGGAGAAGTCGTCGTAGCCATCAAGCGGATTTCGAGCAACGGGACACAGGGGATGCGCGAGTTCGTCGCCGAGGTTGCCAGCCTCGGGCGCATGCGGCACCGCCACCTGGTCGAGCTTCGCGGGTGGTGCAAGCGCGGGCAAGACCTTCTCCTGGTCTACGAGTTCATGCCCAACGGCAGCCTCGACGCGCACCTGTTCGGCCGCGCCGGTACGACCGGCAAGCCGCCAGCTTTGTTGGCGTGGGAACAGCGGGCCATGATCCTCAGGGGCGTCGCATCCGGGCTGGTGTACCTGCACGAGGAGTGGGAGCAGGTGGTGGTGCACCGCGACGTCAAGGCCAGCAACGTGCTGCTTGGCGCGGACTTGGGACCGCGGCTCGGCGACTTCGGCCTCGCGCGCCTCTACGAGCACGGCGCCGACCCCACAACGACGCGCATCGTCGGGACGCTGGGGTACATGGCGCCGGAGCTCACCGTGACCGCCAGGGCAACCAAGGCCACTGACGTGTTCGCCTTCGGGGCGCTGCTACTCGAGGTCGTCTGCGGCCGCCGGCCCATCGACCCCGTCAGCGGCGTCAACCTACTGCGCTGGGTTCGAGACCTCGGCGCCAGGGGCGACCTGGTGCGCGCCGTGGACGAGAGGCTCAACGGGCGCTACGACATGGAGGAGGCCAAGCTGCTACTGTGGCTGGGTCTCATGTGCAGCCAGACGCGCCCAGAGGCGAGGCCCAGCATCCGGCAGGTCTGCCAGTACCTGGACGGCGAGATGGAAATGCAGGAGGCGGCCGTGCTCGTCTTCTCCGATGTCGTCAGCTCCTTCGACTTCGGGTCGTTGCCGCCGACCCTGACGTGGTCCACGTGCAATACGATGTCAGTGGGTTCACTTCATAGTGGGCGGTAA